The following nucleotide sequence is from Streptomyces brevispora.
CGGGCTCGGTCCACTCGCCGCCGATGAAGAGGCGCTGGGGTGTCGTGGTCATACCGTGCTCACCGTCCGGGTGTCTCGTCCGGAGCGGAGGACCGTCCCGGGAACCGCGCCGGTCACCTTGTCGTCGCGCAGCGTCTCCACCCCGTTGACCCGGACCGACACGATGCCCAGGGCCTTGGAGTCGAGCCGGGGGCTGTCGCCGGGCAGGTCGTGGACGAGGGTGGCGGGGCCCGCGTCGATGCGTTCGGGGTCGAAGAGTACGAGGTCGGCGTGGAAGCCCTCCGCGATGCGGCCGCGGTCGCGCAGGCCGAAGAGGCGCGCGGGGTCGTCGGTGAGCATCTTGACGGCCGCTTCGAGCGGGACGAGCTTGCGGCCGCGCAGGCAGTCGCCGATGAAGCGGGTGGTGTACGGGGCGCCGCACATCCGGTCCAGGTGGGCGCCCGCGTCGGAGCCGCCGAGCATGACGTCCTCGTGCTCCCAGGTCCGCCGGCGCAGCGCCCAGGAGTCGGGGTCGTTGTCGGTGGGCATCGGCCACAGGACCGTACGCAGTTCGTCGGCGGCGCAGATCTCGACGAGGCAGTGGAAGGGGTCCTGCCCGCGTTCGGCGGCGATGTCGTTGACGACCCGCCCGCCGAGGCCCTCGTTGGCCGCGCTGTAGGTATCGCCGATGACGTACCGGCCGAAGTTCGCGAGGCGCCGGAAGACGCCGGCCTCCTTGCTGTTGGCCCGGCGGAGCATCTCGGTGCGGGTGTCCGCGTCGCGGAGGCGTTCGATGCGCTCGGGGACGGGCAGGGACAGGATGTCGCCCCAGCCGGGGATCAGGTTGAGGGCGCAGAACGTGCCGAGCGACATGTTCATCGGGGTCAGGATCGGCATCGTGAGCGCGACGATCCGGCCGCCCGCGCGGCGGGCGCGTTCGCTGGGGACCAGCTGGCGCGGCACGCGCTCGGGCACGGAGGCGTCGATCGTCAGGACGTTCCAGTTCAGCGGGCGTCCGGCGGCGGCCGTCATGTCGACGAACAGGTCGATCTCCTCGTCGGAGAAATGGTCGAGGCAGCCCGCGACGATCGCCTCGATCTGGGTGCCCTCGTGTTCGCCGACGGCGCGCGAGAGCGCGAGGAGTTCCTCGGGGAGCGCGTGCCGGGAGGCGACCGGCTGTCCGTCGCCGTCGGCATGGGTGGAGGACTGGGTGGTGGACAGGCCCCACGCCCCGGCGTCCATCGCGTCGTGGAACAGGGCCAGCATGGCGTCCAGTTGGGCGGGGGTGGGCTGTCCGCCGACGGCGTCGGGGCCCATCACGTGCCGGCGCAGGGCGCAGTGCCCGACCATGAACCCGGCGTTGACGGCTATCCGCCCGTCGAGCGCGTCGAGGTACTCGCGGAAGGTGGACCAGCTCCAGTCGACGCCCTCCTCCAGGGCCTTGAGCGCCATGCCCTCGACCCGCGACATCATCCGCCGGGTGTAGTCGGCGTCCTCGGGCCGGTCCGGGTGGAGCGGGGCGAGGGTGAATCCGCAGTTGCCCCCGGCGACGGTGGTGACGCCGTGGTTCATCGACGGGGTGGCGTACGGGTCCCAGAAGAGCTGGGCGTCGTAGTGGGTGTGCGGGTCGACGAAGCCGGGTGCGAGGACGAGTCCGGTGGCGTCCTCGGTGGTCGCGGCGGGCTCGGCGGCCGTACCGGGTTCCGCGATGACGGCGATACGGCCGTCGCGGATCCCGATGTCCGCGAGGTAGGGGGGCCCGCCGGTGCCGTCCACGACGGTCACTCCGCGGATGAGGTGGTCGAGCATGACGGGGTCCCCTTCTCGGTGGCGGTCGGCGCGCCTTCTCGGTGGCGGCTGCTGCGCCTTCTCGGTGGCGGCTGGTGTGCCGTCTCGGCGGTAGCTGCTGCGCCTTCTCGGCGGTAGCTGCTGCGCCGTCTCGGCGGTAGCTGCTGCGCCTTCTCGGTGGCGGTTGGTGCGCCGGGGTGCGTACGGCCGTGAGTACGCACCCCGGCTCGCGGAGCGGCGGTCCGGGAAGACGCCGCTCGTGTGGGGGTGTGGGTCGAGCCCCTCCGGAGTTCGAGGAGCGGGGTACGGGGGCGGGGCCCCCGCGACTACGCGGCGTCGTCACGGGGGCTGGACCCCCCGCGACTACGCCGCGTCGCGGAACCGCGTGGTCCGGTGGACCGGGTCCGTGTCGATCTTCGGGATCACGTGCTCACCGATCAGCTTGATCGAGTTCATCGTGTCCTCGGGACTGATCCCGATCGGCAGCCCGAAGCTCAGCTGGTCCGCCCCCGCCCGCTCCCACCGCCGGCACTGGGCCAGCACCTCGTCCGGATCGCCGCAGATCATCAGCTCCTCGGCGATGAGGAGTTCGATGATCTCCTCGGAGTACTCCGGCAGCAGCTCCGGCCACTCCGGAACGCCGTCCGGCCGCGGGAACGTGTCGTGGTAGCGGAACAGCAGCGACTGGAGGTAGTTCAGCCCGCCGCCCACCGCGATCTCGACGGCCTTCGCGTGGGTCTCGGCGCAGATCGCCGTCGAGGTGACCATCACGTTGTCGTTGACGAAGTCGCCGACCGGCTCCGCGTCCTTGACGGCCGTCTTGTAGGACTCGACGACCCACTCCATGTCGGACACCTTCTGCACGCTGAAGCCCAGCACGCCGAGCCCCTTCTTGCCCGCCATGGCGTACGAGGGCGGCGAGCCGGCCGCGTACCACATCGCCGGGTGCGACTTCCCGTACGGCTTGGGCAGGATCTTGCGCGGCGGCAGTGACCAGTGCTTGCCCTGGAAGCCGACGTACTCGTCCTGGAGCCACATCTTGGGGAACTCGGCGATGGTCTCTTCCCAGAGCTCCTTGGTGTGGTTCATGTCGGTGATGCCCGGCATGAACCCGAGGATCTCGTGGCTGCCCGCACCGCGGCCGGAGCCGAATTCGAAGCGCCCCTCCGACAGGTGGTCGAGCATGGCGACCTTCTCGGCCACCTTCACCGGGTGGTTGACCGGGGCGAGCGGGTTGAAGATGCCGGACCCGAGGTGGATGCGGTCCGTGGCGTGCGCGAGGTAGCCCAGGTACACGTCGTTGGCCGAGAGATGCGAGTACTCCTCCAGGAAGTGGTGCTCGGAGGCCCAGGCGTACTTGAAGCCGGACTTGTCCGCCTGGATGACGTACTCGGTCTCCTCGATCAGCGCCTTGTGCTCTGCCCCGGGGTCCGCCTTGGCCCGCGCAGCGGGCACATACCCCTGTACAAAGAGCCCGAATTCCAAGGGGGTTCACCGTCCTCAATCGTTTCTGACACTCCGTCAGATTTTGATGGGTCCGACTGTTCCACCGACGCCCGGACCCGTCAATAGCTGACGCCCCGTCAGGTGTGCTGGGTGGTGCGGTCAGAAGAGGCTGACGCCCGCCAGCCACCCGCCGTCTATGACGAACGGCTGCCCGGTGATGTACGAGGAGTCGTCCGAGGTCAGGAACAGTGCGAGCGCCGCGACCTCCTCGGGCCGGCCGATCCGCCCGAGCGGGACGAGCTTGCGGTAGAGCTGGTCCACCGCGGCCTTCGACTCCTCGGGGTCCGCGTCGGGGTCCAGCGCCGCGGGATTGGTCATCGCGGTGTCCACCGCGCCGGGGCAGACGGCGTTGACCCGGATGCCCTTCGCCGCCAGCTCCACCGCCGCCACCTTGGTCAGGCCCAGCACCGCGTGCTTGGTCGCGGCGTACGCACCCACGAACGCCATGCCGGTGAGCCCGGTGTACGAGGCCGTGTTGACGATGGTCCCGCCCCCCGCGGCCTCGATCTCCGGCGCGACGGTCTTGATCCCCAGGAAGGCCCCCACCTGGTTGACCTGCACCACCTGCTGGAACTCCTCCAGCGGCGTGGTCACCAGCTCGTTGAAGCGCAGGATTCCCGCGTTGTTGACCAGCCCGTCGATCTGCCCGAAGGCGCCCTTCGCGGCGGCGACCGCGGCCTGCCAGTCCGCCTCCCGGCTCACGTCCAGGTGCACGAACAGCGCGGTCTCCTCGCCCAGTTCCTTCGCGAGCGCCTCGCCCTGCTCGTCGAGCACATCGGCGATCACCACCCGCGCGCCCTCGGCCGCGAAGAGCCGCGCCTCCTGCTCGCCCTGCCCGCGTGCCGCGCCGCTGATCAGCACGGTCCGCCCGTCCAGCTTGCCCATGGCCTGACTCCTACCTGTCGAGGTGAGGTGCGACATCGGCGGCGAACGCCGCCATCTGATCAGTCAGTTCGGTCCTGCCTCGGCTGCGGAACCGCACCTGGATCTGGTGCACGCCCATCGCCGCGTACTCCCGCAGCGACTCGGCGAGCGCCTCCGGCTTCCCGCTGAGGGTGCGCCGCCCCACGGCCCAGTCCGGCTCGCCCACGTACAGCGGCTCGGTGATGGCCCCGACGACGATCGGCTCCTCCACTCCCGCCGCCTCCCGCAGGGCGTGCAGCCGGGCGATCTGCGCGGGCAGCCTGCCCCGCGGATCACCCTGCGGCAGCCAGCCGTCCCCCCGCACGGCCGCCCTGCGCACCGCGGCGGGCGAGGAGCCGCCCACCCAGACCGGCACCCGTTCCTGGGCGGGCCGGGGCAGCTGGCCGAGCCCGCCGAAGGAGAACCGCTCCCCGGCGAACTCCGGGTACTCCTCCGGCCCGAGTGCGGCCTTCAGGGCGTCGACGGTCTCGTCGAGCACGGCGCCCCGCCCGTCGAAGTCCGCCCCGAGCGCGTCGAACTCCTCCCGCACATGCCCGGCCCCGACCCCGAGGATCAGCCGGCCGCCACTGAGGTGGTCGAGGGTCGCGTACTGCTTGGCGGTGGCCAGCGGATGCCGCAGCCCGACGACGGCGACATGGCTCATCAGCAGCACCCGCTCGGTGACCCCCGCGAGGAAGGCGAGCGTGGCCACCGGGTCGTACCAGACGGTACTCATCGCCTCCGCGAGCCGCCGGGGGATGGCGACATGGTCACAGCTCGCCAGATAGCTGAACCCGGCGCGGTCTGCGGTGCGGGCGATCTCGGCGAGGTCCGCAGGGGTGGCCCCGGCCTCCCATGACTCCGCGTACATGGCACTCTGCGACTGGATCGGGAGCTGCATCCCGTACGACAGCGGTCCGGCGGGCAGTATCGGCACCGAACGGCCTCCTTCCCCAAATCTGACGCTACGTCATATGACGCGTGCGCGGCCATCGTCATACCTGATGCCCCATCAGGCAAGGGGTGGGGCGAACCCGGCTCGGGTGACCGTCAGCTCGGGTTCAGCGCACGCCTGGCCGAGTTGATGACCTTGTGGGCGTCGGCCCCGTACACCGCGGACTCCCGGAGGGTCTTCCAGACCCTCGAGTACAAGGCGATGTTGTTGGCGTCGTCCAACCACATTTCGGCGTGCCATTCCTCCGCGACGACCAGGCGGCCGTCAAGGACCCAGAGTCCGTTGGCGGGAACGATCTTCACGGGCGCCGTGAACGGGATGACGCCCAGTTCGACCGCGTCCATGCCGATCAGGCCCGTGAGGCGGTCGAGCTGGCGACCAGCACGGAGGGAGGGCAGATCAGCGACCGCAGCGCCGCTTCCCACATCAGCACGTGCAGCTTGTGGCCGGACCGGTACAGCCACTCTTGCCGCCGCACCCGCGAGCGCACCGCGTCCTCGATGTCGTCGGCTCCGCCCAGCAGCTGGGCGGCCCTCATTGCTCCCAAGTACCCTCGTGTCACGTCGACTTGTATTAAACGGCACACCCCCAGTGTGCGCTGATCTGCAAGTAGTTCAGGAAGCCGGAACTGCTGCCTCCGGTGGACGACGAGGAGCCGTCTGCCGTCACATAAACCATTCCGGCCCCCGGTGGCACCACGGAGTGCACGGCCCCCTGCCCCGGCTTCCAGAGGTCCGGCAGGCCCCCGCGAGGCCCCTGGACATACTTCCGGGGGGGCCTCGCGCTGTTCAGCGGGTACTGCCGCCGGGCTCGGTCTCGCCCGGTCGGCGGTCCTCTACTTCCGGTACAGCTCCTCGATCTCCGCCTCGAAGTCCCGCGCGATCGCGTCCCGCTTCAGCTTCAGTGACGGCGTCAGATGGCCGCCCTCCTCGGTGAAGTCCACCGGCAGGACGGTGAACTTGCGGATCGACTCGGCGCGCGAGACGAGCCGGTTGGCCTCGTCGACCGCGCGTTGCAGCGCGGTGCGCAGCTCCTCGTCGTGGATCAGTTCGCGCAGCGGGACGTCCTCCTTCTTCTTCATCCGGCGCCAGTGGGACAGCCCGTCCGGCTCCAGGGTGATCAGGGCGGTGACGAACGAGCGGTTGTCGCCGACCACCATGCACTGGCTGACCAGCGGGTGGGCGCGCAGCCAGTCCTCCAGCGGGGCCGGGGTGACGTTCTTGCCGCCCGAGGTGATGATGATGTCCTTCTTGCGGCCGGTGATCGTGAGGTAGCCGTCCTCGTCGAGCGCGCCCAGGTCCCCGGTGGCGAACCAGCCGCCGTCCAGCGTGGGGACGGCCTCGCCGCGTTCGGCGTCCCAGTAGCCCTGGAACACCTGGCCGCCGCTGAGCAGCACCTCGCCGTCCTGCGCGATGCGGACGGCGGTGCCCGGCAGCGGCCAGCCGACCGTGCCCAGACGTGGCCTGAGGGGCGGGGTCACGGTGGCCGCCGCGGTGGTCTCCGTCAGTCCGTAGCCCTCGAAGATCTCGATGCCCACGCCCGCGTAGAAGGCGGCGAGCCGGCTGCCCAGCGGGGAGCCGCCGCAGATCGCGTACCGGACCTCGCCGCCGAGCGCGGCCCGGATGCGGCGGTAGACCAGCGGGTCGTACACGGCGCGTGCCGCCCGCAGTCCCAGGCCGGGGCCGGGTCCGGTGCCGTGCTCGGCGGCCTCGACGGCCTGGCCGTAGCGCTGGGCGATCCGCGCGGCCCGGTCGAAGGACGAGGCTCGTCCCATCTTCTCGGCGGTGGCCCGGCCGGTGTTGTAGACCTTCTCCAGTACGTACGGGATGGCCAGCAGGAACGACGGTTTGAACCCGGCCAGGTCGGTGAGCAGGTCCTCGGTCCGGATCGACGGGGCGTGGCCCAGGCGGACCCGCGCGCGCAGACAGCCGATCGCGACCATCCTGCCGAAGACGTGCGACAGCGGCAGGAACAGCAGGGTGGACGCAGGGGACTTGCTGACCGATTTGAAGACCGGGTGCAGCAGCTCGACGGCGTTGTCGACCTCGGCGAAGAAGTTGCCGTGGGTCAGCACGCAGCCCTTGGGACGGCCGGTGGTGCCCGAGGTGTAGATGAGGGTGGCGGGGGTCCCCGGTTCCAGCGTGGCGCGCCGGGCCGCGACGGCGTCGTCGGGGACGTCCCTGCCGAGCTTCCTCAGCCGGCCCAGCACGCCCGTGTCGAACTGCCAGAGGTGGGTGAGGTCGCCGAGCTGCTTGCGCTCCTGGCTGATGACGCGGCTCTGTTCGGCCGTCTCGACGGCGCAGGCGACCGCGCCCGAGTCCTGGAGTATCCAGCGGGCCTGGAAGGCGGAGGAGGTCGGGTAGATGGGGACGGTGACCAGACCGGCGGCCCAGGCCGCGAAGTCGAGCAGCGTCCACTCGTACGTCGTACGGGCCATGATCGCGATGCGGTCGCCGCCCCGCAGCCCTTCCGCGATCAGGCCCTTGGCGACGGCGAGCACCTCGCCCGCGAAGTCCGCCGCCGTCACGTCCTGCCAGCTGCCGTCCGGCTGCTTGCGGCTGAGGACGGCGTCGGCCGGGGCCTCGCGGGCGTTGTCGAACGGGATCTCGGCGAGCGAGCCGCGGCGGACGGGCGGGGCGAGCGCCGGTACGGAGACCTGCTGGACGCTGCCGTCGGCCGCCCTGACCTTGGTCGGCTCGACCAGAACGGGCGCGGTGGATGTGTCGCGTGGCGTGGACATGTGCGGCTCCTCGGCATCGGGGTCGGGATCAAGCCACTTACGGATCAACCGGATCGCGGATCGGTCGGCCCGCCGATCGGTCGGCCCGCCGATCGGTCGGCCCGCCGATCGGTCAGCTCGCAGAACGGTCAGCTCGCAGAACGGTCAGCTCGCGGATCGGTCGGCTCGCGGAACACCGGACTACGGAACACCGGCTTACGAATCAGCCGGCTCGCGGAACAACCGGCGCATCACTCAACCGACCTACTGCTCAGGCACGTTCGAGGATGGCCGTGACGCCCTGGCCGCCCGCCGCGCAGATCGAGATCAGCCCGCGGCCCGGCGCGTCCCGTTCCGCGAGGAGCTTGGCGAGGGTGGCGACGATCCGCGCGCCCGTCGCGGCGAACGGGTGCCCGGTGGCGAGTGAGGAACCCGCCACGTTGAGCTTCTCCCGGTCGACCGGGGCGAGCCCCGCCTTCTCCCAGGCGGCCAGCGTGGCGAGCACCTGGGAGGCGAACGCCTCGTGGACCTCGAAGAGGTCGAAGTCCTCGACGGTCAGCCCGGCCCGCTCCAGCAGCCGCGGCACCGCGTGCGCGGGCGCCATCAGCAGACCCTCCTCACCGCCCACGTGGTCGACCGCCGCGGTCTCGTAGAGCGCGAGGTGGGCCAGGGGTTCCAGCCCGTGCCGCTGCGCCCACTCGTCGCTCGCCAGCAGCACCGTCGCGGCGCCGTCCGTGAGCGGGGTGGAGTTGCCCGCGGTCATCGTCGCGTCCGGGTGGTCCGCGCCGAACACCGGCTTCAACGTGGCGAGTTTCTCCACCGTGGAGCCGGGGCGAAGGTTCTGGTCGCGGTCCAGGCCGAGGTACGGGACGACGAGGTCGTCCAGGAACCCCCGGTCGTACGCGGCGGCCAGGCGCCGGTGGCTGGTGGCGGCGAGGAGGTCCTGGTCCTCACGGGCGATGTCCCACCGGCGGGCGGTGACCGCCGCGTGGTCGCCCATCGAGAGGCCGGTGCGCGGTTCGGCGTTGCGCGGGATGTCCGGGACGAGATGCCGGGGACGTACGCCCGTCAACGCCTTGACCCGGCCCCCCGCCGACTTCGCCCGCCGGGCCGACAGCAGCAGCCTGCGCAGCTCGTCGTTGACGCCGAGGGGCGCGTCGCTCGTGGTGTCCGCGCCGCCCGCGACCGCGGAGTCGATCGCCCCGAGCATGATCTTGTTCGCGGCGGCGATGACGGCCTGGAGGCCGGTGCCGCACGCCTGCTGGATGTCGTACGCGGGCGTGTGCGGGTCGAGCCGCGAGCCGAGCACGGTCTCCCGGGCCAGGTTGAAGTCCCGGCTGTGCTTGAGGACCGCGCCCGCCACGAACTCGCCGACCCGCTGCCCCTGGAGCCCGAACCGCTCGACCAGACCGTCCAGCGCGGCCGTCAGCATCTGCTGGTTGGAGGCCTGCGCGTACGGCCCGTCCGAGCGTGCGAAGGGGATACGGCTGCCACCGATGACCGCGACCCTGCGGGGTTGCGGGAGAGCGAGGGGGATCAACTCGACCAACTCATCTCGACCAACTCCTGACCCTTGAGTAACCTTACTCTGGAGTAAATCTATGACCGAGCAGGGAGTCTGGACAATGGCCGACCGCTATCTGCACTTCACCAGCACAGCAACCGGCCGATTCCTGACCCGGAGAACCGGCCTGCCGCAGCCCGCACCGCTGCGCCGCTGGACGCTGGAGTCCCAGTCGCTGACCGGCCCGGTGCTCCACCTCACCGCCGGGGACTCCACCGTGACGGACCGGCTCGGCGCGATCCTCGCCGCGACCGGCCTGGAGGTGCGGGCGAGCGCCGACCGGCCGGCCGCGGTCGTCCTGGACGCCACGGCCGTGGACACCGCCGCCGGGCTCGGGCACGTGCACGCCGCACTGCACCCCGTCATCCGCTCGCTCGCACCGGGCGGCCGCGTCGTCGTCCTCGGGGTGCGCCCGTCCCCGGACGACCACCACCAGGCCGCCGCCCAGCAGGCCCTCGAAGGCTTTGTGCGCTCACTCGGCAAGGAGGTCGGCAAGGGCGCCACCGTGCAGTTGCTGCGCCTCGCACCCGGCGCGGTCGCCGGTGCCGAATCCACCCTGCGCTTCCTGCTGTCGCCCCGGTCCGCGTACATCAGCGGCCAGGTCATCGAGGTGACCTCGGCCGCCCCCGACCGGGTCGCCGACTGGGCCGCCCCGCTCGCCGGACGCATCGCGCTGGTCACCGGCGCGGCCCGCGGCATCGGCGCCGCGGTCGCCCAGGTGCTGGCCCGGGACGGCGCCCACGTCATCTGCCTGGACATCCCGCAGGCCCGGGAGGACCTGGTGCGCACCGCCGACCGGCTCGGCGCCGCCGCCCTGGCGCTGGACATCACCGCGGACGACGCGGCGGCCCGGATCTCCGCCGCCGCCCCGGACGGCCTCGACATCCTCGTCCACAACGCCGGTATCACCCGTGACCGGCGGCTCGCCAACATGGCCGCCGACCGCTGGGCCTCGGTCATCGACGTCAACCTCGGCAGCGTCCTGCGCACCACGGACGCGCTGCTGAAGACCGGCACCGTCAACCGCGGCGGCCGGATCGTCGCCACCGCCTCCATCGCGGGCATCGCCGGCAACAACGGCCAGACCAACTACGCGGCCAGCAAGGCGGGTGTCATCGGCCTGGTCCGCTCGCTCGCCCCGCGCGCCGCCGCCGAGCACGGTGTCACCGTCAACGCGGTCGCCCCCGGCTTCATCGAGACGAAGATGACCGCGGCCGTCCCGCTGTTCATCCGCGAGGCGGGCCGCCGGATGAACTCCCTCTCGCAGGGCGGCCTCCCGGTCGATGTCGCCGAGACGACCGCCTGGTTCGCCCAGCCCGCGTCGAGCGCCGTCAACGGCCAGGTCGTCCGGGTCTGCGGCCAGAGCCTGCTGGGAGCGTGACCCGGTGGCGAGCCTGATCCTGTCCCTGGTCCGCGGCGCCGCCACCTCCCCGTTCAAACGGCCCGGCCGGCCGGGCGCCGTGCTCCCGGCCGGCCGGGAGACCCGCCCGGCCGGGGCCGTCGCCCCCGGACCGCTGGCCGCGTACAGCAGGATCTGCGGCTTCGCCGAGTCGGGCACCCTGCCGGTCACCTACCCCCATGTCCTGGCCTTCCCGCTCGCCATGCGGCTGATGACCCGGCGGCGCTTCCCACTGCCGGTCACCGGGCTCGTCCACACCTGGATCGAGATCACCGCACACCGGGTGCTGCACCCGACGGATCGGCTCGAACTCACGGTGTACGCACAGCGGTTGACACCGCACCGGCGCGGCACCGAGGTCACGGTGGTCACCGAGGCGCGGCTGTCGGGCGAGCTGGTGTGGGAGTCCCGCAGCGGCTACCTGTCCCGTCACGCGACGCGCACGAGCACAGGCACGAGCACAGGCGCAGGCACGAGCACGGGCACAGGCACCAGCGCGGGCACAACGACGGAAACCACCGCACCAACCACAGAAACCACCCCGGCACATGCACAGGCGCTGCCCGTCGTCGCCGAGTGGCGGCTGCCCGCCGACCTCGGCCGGCGCTACGGAGCCGCGTCGGGCGACCGCAACCCCATCCACCTGTACCCGCTGACGGCGAAGCTGTTCGGCTTCCCGCGGGCCATCGCGCACGGCATGTGGACCGTGGCCCGCTGTCTCGCCGAGGCCCCGCAGCCACACCTGATCCACACCGTGCGGGCCGACTTCAAGGCACCCGTCCTGCTGCCCGGCACCGTCACCTACACGTCCGACGGCACCGGATTCCAGCTCCGCGAACGCGAGGGGACCGGCGACGGCGAGGGCGGTCGCGTCCACCTCATCGGGACGGCGGCTGCCAGGGACGGCCGTTCATGAGGTTCTCCAGACCGGCCCAGGAGAAGTTCATCAAGGTGGCCGCGGCCTCCTTCGCCGAGACGCCCGGAGTCTCGTTCGCCCAGCCGGCGAGCGCCTCCGCGGCACCCACCAACGCCTCGGCGAGCCCCGCCACATCACGGTCCGGGAGCGCCGGATCGCGGTGCGCCTCGCGCGCCGCGGCCCCGATCAGACCCGTCACGAACGCAACGATCTCATCGCGCATCACGCTCATCTCGGTGGCGAACGGCTCCCCGTGCGTACGCGCCTGCCGGTACAGCACCGACCAGCCGTCCGGGTTCTCCGCCGTGTGCGTGAAGAACGCCCGCAGCCCGGCCCACAGTTGACGATCGGCCGGCAGCCCCGGCTCCGCCCCCGACCACACCGCCGCGAGCAGCGCCTGCGCCTCGCGCCGGATGCACGCGGTGAACAGCTCATCCTTGGAATTCAGGTACAAATACACCAAAGGCTTGGACACCCCGGCCAGCTCGGCGATCTCGTCCATCGAGGCGGCCCGGTAGCCGCGCCGCCCGAAGGTCCGCACCGCGGCGTCCATCATCTGCTGCTCGCGCACGGCGCGCGGTATCCGTTTGCCCTTCACGGCACCCACGTCGACTTCCTCCCGCCCCCGCTGCACTGCTCCCCGGCAAGAGTACGGCGCGGGGCCCGGCCCCGTCGTACGGCCGGGGTGCCACGAAACCCGGGTGGCCGGTGAACGACGCATTCGCAAAACGGCTGTGCCCCGTACCCAGGTGTGAGGGTACGGGGCACAGCCGCAGGGTTCAGCGGGATCAGGCGGGGACGGGCACCGCGGCCTTCTCGCTGTCGCGCACCTCGACGTCGTCGATCGGCGAGGCCGAGGCCGAGTTGTACGCGTCGTGGTCGAGGATCTTCTCGCGGGCCGAGACGAGCACCGGGACCAGCGCCTGGCCGGCGACGTTCGTGGCCGTCCGCATCATGTCCAGGATCGGGTCAATGGCCATCAGCAGGCCGACGCCCTCCAGCGGGAGGCCCAGCGTCGACAGCGTCAGGGTCAGCATGACCGTGGCGCCGGTGAGACCGGCGGTGGCCGCCGAGCCGATCACCGAGACGAACGCGATCAGGATGTAGTCACCGACACCCAGCTGGACGTCGAAGATCTGCGCGATGAAGATCGCGGCGAGCGCCGGGTAGATCGCGGCGCAGCCGTCCATCTTGGTCGTCGCACCGAACGGGACCGCGAAGGAGGCGTACTCCTTCGGGACGCCGAGGCGCTCGGTGACCCGCTGGGTGACCGGCATGGTGCCGACCGAGGAGCGCGAGACGAAGGCCAGCTGGATCGCGGGCCAGGCGCCCTTGAAGAACTGGAGCGGGCTGATCTTGGCGACGGTGGCGAGGAGCAGCGGATAGACGCCGAACATCACCAGGGCGCAGCCGATGTAGACGTCGGCGGT
It contains:
- a CDS encoding 3-oxoacyl-ACP reductase is translated as MADRYLHFTSTATGRFLTRRTGLPQPAPLRRWTLESQSLTGPVLHLTAGDSTVTDRLGAILAATGLEVRASADRPAAVVLDATAVDTAAGLGHVHAALHPVIRSLAPGGRVVVLGVRPSPDDHHQAAAQQALEGFVRSLGKEVGKGATVQLLRLAPGAVAGAESTLRFLLSPRSAYISGQVIEVTSAAPDRVADWAAPLAGRIALVTGAARGIGAAVAQVLARDGAHVICLDIPQAREDLVRTADRLGAAALALDITADDAAARISAAAPDGLDILVHNAGITRDRRLANMAADRWASVIDVNLGSVLRTTDALLKTGTVNRGGRIVATASIAGIAGNNGQTNYAASKAGVIGLVRSLAPRAAAEHGVTVNAVAPGFIETKMTAAVPLFIREAGRRMNSLSQGGLPVDVAETTAWFAQPASSAVNGQVVRVCGQSLLGA
- a CDS encoding TetR/AcrR family transcriptional regulator, whose product is MGAVKGKRIPRAVREQQMMDAAVRTFGRRGYRAASMDEIAELAGVSKPLVYLYLNSKDELFTACIRREAQALLAAVWSGAEPGLPADRQLWAGLRAFFTHTAENPDGWSVLYRQARTHGEPFATEMSVMRDEIVAFVTGLIGAAAREAHRDPALPDRDVAGLAEALVGAAEALAGWANETPGVSAKEAAATLMNFSWAGLENLMNGRPWQPPSR
- a CDS encoding MaoC family dehydratase, coding for MASLILSLVRGAATSPFKRPGRPGAVLPAGRETRPAGAVAPGPLAAYSRICGFAESGTLPVTYPHVLAFPLAMRLMTRRRFPLPVTGLVHTWIEITAHRVLHPTDRLELTVYAQRLTPHRRGTEVTVVTEARLSGELVWESRSGYLSRHATRTSTGTSTGAGTSTGTGTSAGTTTETTAPTTETTPAHAQALPVVAEWRLPADLGRRYGAASGDRNPIHLYPLTAKLFGFPRAIAHGMWTVARCLAEAPQPHLIHTVRADFKAPVLLPGTVTYTSDGTGFQLREREGTGDGEGGRVHLIGTAAARDGRS